A genomic region of Deinococcus planocerae contains the following coding sequences:
- the glgX gene encoding glycogen debranching protein GlgX yields the protein MTAPEPTAPSPLDTTTPAARVRPGSPYPLGATWDGKGTNFALYSENATGVELCLFDDGGRETRFDIKEQTAFVWHGYLPGVGPGQRYGYRVHGEYAPERGLRFNPNVVLLDPYAKALSGVERLEDGLFGYVPGGEDTVMQPAEQRGVPLGVVIDPVFNWVGDKKPKVPFHQSVIYETHVKGLTMTHPDVPEALRGTYAGVATEPILRYLQDLGVTAVEFLPVHQHVDDPFLVAKGLTNYWGYSTLNFFAPDVRYSAAARRGDPAGAVPEFKNMVRALHDAGIEVILDVVYNHTAEGNHLGPTMSFKGIDNPTYYRLVADKPRFYFDYTGTGNSLNVRHPQTLQLIMDSLRYWITEMRVDGFRFDLASTLARGLHEVDQLSGFFTIIHQDPVISQVKLIAEPWDVGEGGYQVGNFPVNWAEWNGIYRDDMRAFWKGEGGLASEIGYRLTGSSDLYQRDGRKPSASINFVTAHDGFTLRDSVTYEEKHNEANGEGNKDGHNHNLTWNCGVEGETDDPEINRLRAQQQRNFLATLLLGQGTPMLLGGDEIGRTQRGNNNAYCQDNPISWYDWDHIDADLLAFTRRLIRLRKAHPALHRRKFFSGRTIRGADVRDIVWLRYDGKELSDADWNNPQTQSLGMFLDGDGLDDVDPEGRPVKDDDLLLLLSSSYIDLPFRLPNLDDCETWELLLDTADDGARERVPAGEETTLRARSVKLYRCKRD from the coding sequence TTGACTGCCCCCGAACCGACCGCCCCCTCACCCCTTGACACGACCACGCCCGCGGCGCGCGTGCGGCCCGGGAGCCCCTACCCCCTGGGCGCGACCTGGGACGGCAAGGGCACCAACTTCGCGCTGTATTCGGAAAACGCCACGGGCGTCGAGCTGTGCCTCTTCGACGACGGGGGCCGCGAGACGCGCTTCGACATCAAGGAGCAGACCGCCTTCGTGTGGCACGGCTACCTGCCGGGCGTGGGTCCGGGACAGCGCTACGGCTACCGGGTCCACGGCGAGTACGCCCCGGAGCGGGGACTCCGCTTCAACCCGAACGTGGTGCTCCTCGACCCTTACGCCAAGGCGCTGAGCGGGGTGGAGCGGCTGGAGGACGGCCTCTTCGGCTACGTGCCCGGCGGCGAGGACACCGTGATGCAGCCCGCCGAGCAGCGCGGCGTGCCCCTGGGCGTCGTGATCGACCCGGTGTTCAACTGGGTGGGCGACAAGAAGCCGAAGGTCCCCTTCCACCAGTCGGTGATCTACGAGACCCACGTCAAGGGCCTGACCATGACCCACCCCGACGTGCCCGAGGCGCTGCGGGGAACGTACGCGGGCGTGGCAACCGAGCCCATCTTGCGCTACCTCCAGGACCTCGGGGTGACGGCGGTGGAGTTCCTGCCGGTGCACCAGCACGTGGACGACCCCTTCCTCGTCGCCAAGGGGCTGACGAACTACTGGGGCTACTCAACCCTGAACTTCTTCGCGCCGGACGTGCGCTACTCCGCCGCCGCGCGCCGCGGGGACCCCGCCGGGGCCGTGCCCGAGTTCAAGAACATGGTGCGGGCGCTCCACGACGCGGGCATCGAGGTCATCCTCGACGTGGTGTACAACCACACCGCCGAGGGCAACCACCTGGGGCCCACGATGAGCTTCAAGGGCATCGACAATCCGACGTACTACCGCCTCGTGGCCGACAAGCCGCGTTTTTACTTCGACTACACGGGCACCGGGAACAGCCTGAACGTCCGGCACCCGCAGACCCTCCAGCTCATCATGGACTCGCTGCGGTACTGGATCACCGAGATGCGGGTGGACGGCTTCCGCTTCGACCTCGCCTCGACGCTGGCGCGCGGGCTGCACGAGGTGGATCAGCTCTCGGGCTTTTTCACGATCATCCACCAGGACCCGGTGATCAGCCAGGTCAAGCTGATCGCCGAGCCGTGGGACGTGGGGGAAGGCGGCTACCAGGTCGGCAACTTCCCGGTGAACTGGGCCGAGTGGAACGGCATCTACCGCGACGACATGCGCGCTTTCTGGAAGGGGGAGGGCGGGCTGGCCAGCGAGATCGGCTACCGCCTGACCGGATCGAGCGACCTCTACCAGCGAGACGGGCGCAAGCCCTCCGCCTCGATCAACTTCGTGACCGCCCACGACGGCTTCACCCTGCGCGACTCGGTGACGTACGAGGAAAAGCACAACGAGGCGAACGGCGAGGGGAACAAGGACGGCCACAACCACAACCTCACCTGGAACTGCGGCGTCGAGGGCGAGACGGACGATCCCGAGATCAACCGCCTACGCGCCCAGCAGCAGCGCAACTTCCTGGCGACGTTGTTGCTCGGCCAGGGCACGCCGATGCTGCTCGGCGGCGACGAGATCGGGCGCACCCAGCGGGGCAACAACAACGCCTACTGCCAGGACAACCCCATCAGTTGGTACGACTGGGACCACATCGACGCGGACCTGCTGGCCTTTACCCGGCGGCTGATCCGGCTGCGCAAGGCCCACCCGGCGCTGCACCGCCGCAAGTTCTTCTCGGGGCGGACCATTCGCGGCGCGGACGTGCGCGACATCGTGTGGCTCAGATACGACGGCAAGGAGCTGAGCGACGCCGACTGGAACAACCCCCAGACCCAATCCCTGGGGATGTTCCTCGACGGCGACGGCCTCGACGACGTGGACCCCGAGGGCCGGCCCGTGAAGGACGACGACCTGCTGCTGCTGCTGAGCTCGTCCTATATCGACCTCCCCTTCCGGCTGCCCAACCTCGACGACTGCGAGACCTGGGAGCTGCTCCTCGACACCGCCGACGACGGGGCGCGCGAGCGGGTGCCCGCCGGGGAGGAGACGACCCTGAGGGCCCGCAGCGTCAAGCTCTACCGCTGCAAGCGCGACTGA